The genomic stretch TGATGGGAAATGGCTCTATCTACCAGCCAGCCTTCACGAGAGAGACGTCGCTGGTCTGATCAACAGTCTATTTCCTGTACctggcgaagaagaagcagaagggTAGATGTCTGTGCAATAAATGACCAATACGCCTACCAGGTAGTTTTAGCTGAAGCTGCGCAGGGGCCTCCCCGCACAATCTCCACAAATCACATCACAGCCTTGTGGCTTGCACAGCCCGTACTTCAGGACTTTTCCAAGAACTCATTGCTCCCGGTGGCCTCTTTGGGCGATAGACCATAAACTCAAGTTGACCCAACTTGAAtttggaaaaaaaaaacatcaacatctCTTCGAAccagccaacaacagccaacatcatcagcatGGAGGACGTCTACCAACACTTTGGACGGCACAGTCTTTGGGACAAGCACGATGTCTTCAAGTCCCCCACTTTTGATGTGACTGAAATATGGGTCGACTCGGAGGGCAAAAATAAAAGCCTTATTCAAAATCGAACGATCTCTTCGCCTGACGTCGACAACTGGCTCGACGAACCTTTTTGTCAGTcgctcccctccctttccgGGACAGGCACCCGGGCGGTCCGCATCGTGTGGGTTGGTCaagatgtggtggtgggagggggtcgTTCTGGCCCATCAACCAGAATTCTGGATCAGCTGGCGGAGAGGTGGGGACTGCGGTCTGCAATGGACTATGCTCGCAGCTCCTTTGCTGGTGTCTCCGCATGCCCCGACCGGGATAACTCCACCGTCTTCACCGTCACCTATCACCCAAAGTTGGCAGTCTCATGGTCctacaacatcaccaccatcggaGCCCCTCGAACTCATGCCGTCATCTTTGctgagggggaagagagggCCGAGTTGTCCCGTATTCTCAAGTCAACCTGGGGGCCGGCACTGGCCACCGATGCCATGTTCCCGGCTCTTATTTGCAGCTTACTACTGGCCCACGAGCTAGACAGCACCTTGGACGATATCAAAAAGGTGGTTCGTGAGGTGGAGGCTCGTACGGGACACCACAGATTCACTAGTCGAAGAGAAACACAGCCTGCGGCGGGGGAACTCGGTCAGCTGTCAGCTCAGATGAGCGGGTGCGCTGCCAAGCTGGCAAATGGTGCTCGCAAGCTGAAGCTTGTCGAGGAAATCAACCATCTCATCAGTCACcactcttcctctcctccgctACCTGCAGCAACGCAACGTAATCAGACGCAACCACCGAATGCGGCCTCTTATCGCTTCTATCAAACCCTGCCTTTCCAAACGGAGACGGCACAACAGCCGGCTGGCGCGCCAACAGCATGGGTTTCCCTGCTCTCCCACCGTGCCACCATGCAGCAGACTGAGTTGACGTACACACAATCCCGCATCGACATCCAGATCCGGGCCCTCTTCCACCTGATTGCACAGCAAGACAACGCCATCGCTTTCGACACAGCCTCGGCGACTCGGAGCATCGCTGCTTCCAGCCTTCAGGACTCGAGCAGCATGAAGATGCTGGCTTTGGTAGCTATGTTCTTCCTGCCTGGTAGCTTCATCGCGGCACTATTCAGCACCCCGCTTTTCAAGTGGGATgaagcggcagcggcagagTCAGGGTCTACCATGAGGGTGGGGACAAGACCACAGTTTGCGCTCTTTTGGGCCGTTACTGTTCCCATCACGGTTGCGGTATTCATCATGTACGGGGTATGGATGTgggtggtcaagaagaaagacaagaggagaaggaagaagggTCTGCAGGTACTTGTGTGAGTGGCTAACTGCcggtggtgggttgttgTCCCGGGTGCCAGGTGCCGGAGAAACCGACATGCATGGTGATATTCCCACGTGGGCATCGGGGATAAGGTGCAGCCAGGGTGTGTACATCTGCATAACTTGGACTGCGTAAGCGGGGACCACTTGGAGTAGGGCGAGCGAGTATGGAGACAAGCTGCATGAGACGGCGGGACAGGCTGAAAACATTTACAATCGCGGTGGACACGGTGCGGGGACATCCTTTATCTGTATATagcggtgaagaagaagagtgtGCAGAGACTGAGGAACATAATCATATCATGTTTGCAACGTTTTGTGACTTCTCTCTGCAGCAGATGGACTACGTTATTTTAGTTCGCTTAGGACATATAGAGAAACTAACTGATGATGCATGTTTGCGGTATCAATCAGCAGGGAGATTTGACATGCACAGGAAGCAATGCCGGGGGTGCCATTGATACCACGGTGAACCAAATTGAAGAGTTGCATCAATGTACACTGCCACGCGATGTTTCTTTCCAGATTCGAGGGCGACTGCATGATGCCACGAGCCATGTTACCATGCATCATGGTCTAGATGTGCATGtcccctcctcgtcacccAAATCTATAGACACACTATTCTTTCTAGCTCTGCGGATGGTCGATAGTCACCGAACAAGCCGGATCGCCAGGTACCCAGGCTaacaagacaaaaagaaACTCCTCGGTTCCCGGCCCACAGGGTTGCTATCCCACCCTTGGCGGTGTCCCTAGCCCATAAGGGGGTTAGTCGATACCAGCACCCCCCGGTTGCCATGCCGAATCCGAGGGGATTCCCGAGTGTTTGACTTGCATTAGACTCGCTCGTATTGCCGGTTCGGGATGTTCCCGGTGGAGCCCCTCCATGGCGTTTTGCAGAAGCCCCTCAGAAGAATCGCGAGTTGGAGTTGTTTCTGGCTGGGGGTGGACGCTTCAACCTTTCCAGCGGCAGCTTGCTTTGCCACTCCCTGCTCGGTGAGGGGAGAATGAGGGGGTACATGCACAGAGGAGGCAAtgattgggggaggggagatggaAAATGTACTATTTATGACGGTGCctcccaaccaacaacaatccCGTCGATTCTTCTCTGTACCTCTTTTTCGCCCTTCATCAAAAAGAGTCAACCGCAGTTAAGATGGTCCACCTTCCTTCTGTTGGGCTGGCCGTTGCTGCCGCCTCTGGCCTTCTCCAGACCGTTACTGCCGCCCCTCAGGCCTCGACCGACAGCACCTCCACCGCGTCGACCACGTCCTTCCTCGGCGGTCTCTTTGACTTCTTGGACGTTGCCAACCTCACCGTCACCCACCACAACGGCAAGCTCTATGGCTGCAAGTGCTCGCCCGGTCAGCTCTGCTGGCCTCAGCAATGGAAGTGGAATCAGTTGAACACCACCGTGGGTGGCAACTTGAAACTTCACATACCCCCTGCTGCGTCGTGTTATAACACCTTCACCGGTCCTTTGGGCACTGTCAACACCTACGATGCTGCCGCCTGCGCTGACGTGCATGCCAATTGGGAGGATGAGATGTGGACGTGAGTTGTGGCCTTTTTGAGCCAAAGCCTGACCGTGACTGACATTGGATGATATTAGTGTTGAGAAGCCGGGTGCCGCCCTCTGGACATACTTCACCAACGAGACCTGCCGGCCCACTCTCAATCCCACCGACAGCTGCACGCTGGGCTACTATGGCGTTTATGTCATCTCTGCCACCACCCGCAACCACATCAAGGCCGGCATTGACTTTGCTCGCCGCAACAACATCCGCCTAGTCATCCGCAACACCGGCCACGACTTTATCGGCCGCAGCACCGGTGCCGGttccctcatcatcaacacccacaGCTTCCAGGATGTCAACTGGATTTCGTCGTATGCCGGCCCCGGCTCGTACTCTGGTCCTGCCGTGACCATTGCTGCCGGTGTCCAGGGCCGCTCCATCTTGGAGCAGGGCCATGCTCAGGTTCCTCCCAAGGTGATTGTTACTGGCGAATGCCCAAccgttggtgttgctggtggcttCATCCAGGGCGGTGGCCACGGTCCCTGGACTACGCTCAAGGGTCTTTCTGCCGACAATGTTCTCGCCTTTGAGGCCATCACAGCGTCTGGCCACTTTGTCACTGCCAACGAGGCCCAAAACTCTGATCTTTTCTGGGCTCTCAAGGGCGGTGGTCCTTCGGCTTTTGCCGTCATCCTGTCCGTCACCATGAAGACGTTCGACGATGTCTCGTCTGCCGGTGCCACCTTCTatgtcaacaacacccacatTGGTTTTGACAATGACGCTTACTGGAACGCCACCAGCATCTTCCACAAGTGGTCCAATCACTTTGTCGACAATGGGCTCTATGTCTACTATGAgctcttccccttcaccctccgcGCTCAGCCTTTTGTCGCCATTGGAAAGACGGTCGCCGAGCTCAATGCCATTGTTGCCCCCATGCTTGCTGAGCTCACCGCCAACGGGATTTCCTATGAGTGGAACCCCAAGTCCTTCCCGACCTTCTTCGACCTCTATGTCGATCTtttcgaggccgaggctgccGGTGGTTCTGCCCTGACGGGTGGCTGGTTGTTTGATCACAATGACGTTGCCACCAACAACGACGGCATCATTGAGGCTTTCAAGACGGTCTTCTCGCCCCGCCCCGACATCTTCTCCTTCATTGTCGGTCACTTGTTCAACCCCGGCTACGGCGCTCCTGTCAGCAACAGCGCCACCCACCCTTCGTGGCGCAATGCCACCGACTTTGTCATCACTGTCCTGCCCGTCCCTCTGGGTGCCAGCAAGGCGGTCAAGGCCGACTACCAGAACGTCTTGACCAACACCATTGATCAGGCGCTCCGCGACGCCTCGGGCTCTGGGGCCACCTATGTCAACGAGGCTGACCCTTACCAGCCCAACTGGCAGGGCCACTTCTGGGGCTCTGAGTACCCCCGCCTCAAGCAGATCCGCAAAAAGTGGGATCCCTTGGGAGTGTTTTACTCAATTGCCACCCCCGGCACCGAGGACTGGGAGGTTATCCAAGACACCAGACTCTGCAAGAAGCTTTAAGAGACGCTTGTTGTGAGCCTGGGAGGAGAGAATTGTAaataacttactttaatgACGACGACGGTGTATATAATGCGAGTATATGACTGCATGAATCCATAATGTTGAACCTTCGAACAATCTTTTTTTCAATTGTATTGTGAAACTGAAAATCAGTGTTGTGAAATGTCTGGCATGTAATTGGCCCTCGTCCAGCAGACATGTGGGGTGGCGATATCGGCTGCAGGTTCGGATTCGAGGTTGAAAAGTCAACAAACCCCATCGGCAAGTTGGTTTTCCCACTTGAAAAAAACTGCCAGAGCCTCGTCCATCCATACCAGCCGAGTCAGCTGAAATAACCTGCGCTGCGCATTCACTCCACCGTCATCGTCTCTGGCCTCCACATGCTATCCACAGTTTCCCGCCGCTAAGGGATCCGCACTACCCATCCGCCGATAACGAGGACGCTCCACAGGGAAACAAAGCAGGGGAACCTTTCACCGCAACCAAACAACTCCTAGGTTGGGCTTCGCGCCATGTCCATGTCCCTGGCACCCACCTTCCCGTCCCGCGTGTTTCTTTGAGATTGTGACTTTGCGGCTCTCAGAGCCTCAATTGACGAGTCTTGCCAAGGAACGCCACCGGCACCAGCAGCGgcaccaaaaccccccatGGACCGCTCTGAGGTTGGCTGCCAAACAACCCTGCCAAACGGGTGCACCATGGCTGAAGCAGCTGATGAGAGAACCCCCCTACTGTCGTCCACCAGCGTCTCTCACACCACTGTTTCTCACTCGGGTGCTTCCCCTGACGGCCCTGGTATTCCCAGAGACCACCAAGgcgaagacgatgatgatgtcatCCAGCCCAGAAAAGATCGCAGGCGGTTAAAAAAGATCTGGACCTCACTCAAACCTTCGACCGAGAGTCAGATTCTTCTTGCTGGCTTTCTCATCACCCTGTCTTTCAGCTTCACCCAAGTCCCGTGAGTGCCCCAGCTCTGATGATCAAGTTCCCGGTGAAGCTAAGTGAGTGGGCGAATCACGTTGGCAGAATCCTCTATGCCTTCCACCTCATGCAATGCGATCACTACTACTCCACTCACCCACCCTACACCGGCCCCGGTGACCGCTGCAACATAGATGAGATCGCCGCCGGCATGGCCACGCAGTTTTCCATCTTGGGAATGTCTACCACGTTCTGCGGAACCATCAACTTGTTTGTTGCTGGCTGGACAGCCAAAAAAATTGGCCCAAAGTATGCCTTGATGATTCAGACCCTGGTCCCTGGCATACGAGTGTCGACGCAGATTCTGGGGCTCATGGCTGGAGGAGCAAAGGGAATGTTGATGATCCAGTGCACGCAGATTATCACGGTCATTGGCGGACCTGCTGGGTATCTGTTGATTGTAAACATCATCGCTGGCGAAGTGGTGCCCCCACTGAGAAGGACAGCCGTGTTTGGCATGCTGCAGGGCTGTATCATGCTTGGCCAAGGCCTGGGTTACTTGAGCGAGTTACCTTTACTCAGTTGTATTCTCCATGACGCTAACTGTGTGACTTAGCCGGCGGCATGATGGGTGATATTTGGGGCATCAGCCGGCCTTTCGAAGTAGCCTTTTGCGCGTTTCTTTTGTCAACGCTTTATGTGGCTATGGTGGTGCCATACATTGATGCAAGCACCATCAGCAGTGCAAAGAAAGCTCGAGGCCAGGGCATCTCCCAGTTGTTTACACCCCTGAGAGTGTTGCTGCCACAGCGAATCTTGTCTCGGAACGGGACCGTGACGAAACATTACGGACTGATGGTTCTTTGCGCCGGCATCTTTCTCGGTGTGGTATGCCTGCTCCCGTCTCCTTCTGTGGGTGTTTCTAAGACTGACAAAACGACAACAGCTGGCAACAGGATATGCGCCGCTGCTTATGCAGCTCTATGCCACAGCCAAGTTTGACTTCAAACAGACCGAGAATGGCTGGTTGACGTCAGGTTTTGCCTTTATGCGCGGTATGTTTTTAATATTTGCTTTCCcccgcatcatcaacagGGGACGATGTTGGTACATGACACGGCATCCAGAGGCGCAACAGCACCATGACCACGGCAATGGCCATGAAGAAACGGCTCACCTGGCAACCAACCCAGAAGAGTTTGAAGCACCTATCGGATCTTTTGCCGAGCAAGAGCCAGTGGACGCGGAGCCGGtcaaggaggatgaggggacCGAATTCGACCTGTATTTCTTGCGAATCAGCCTTGTGGTGGACGGGGTACTGACTATGTGCACGGCCTTTGCAACCGAGAGGTGGCATATATTTCTTGCTGCGTTTCTGCTCCCGCTGGCATCTGGGTCAGCACCGGCGGCCAAGGGAGTCATGACTGAAATGTGCTCCCCATCTCAACGTGCGGACGCACTAAACGCACTGGGTCTAGTGGAAAACATTGCTCGGCTGTCAACACAGGGCTTGTTCGGCTTTGTATTTGCGGCTCTGGCTGAGGTCGGGAAGCCGCATCTTACCTTTTTTGTCAATGCTGTGAGTGTGCCAAAAGTGATCAAGACTGTTGTGGCCCAAGAGCTGATGTGACATAGGCGATTGCCATTCTCGCATACGGCATGCTGCTGTTTTCCCGCTTCCCTCCAGAGGGGAGCAAGATCGTCGAAGATGATGCGGATGAAGATGAAAGCTCATAGGGCTGATGAGGGGTACTCCGCAgaatgggggagggtggggcAATGCGTCGTCCTCACCTAGAGTTTTCGTCCTCATGTGGAGCTATCCATTGTGTGCCTGCAGCTTCCAACCAGCAGCCAACAATTGATCTTCAATTCAAAGAAGCTCTTCGGCGGTGAGTCAAGTCGGTGCTGCCAGAAGCTGTCCTCgctgtctttttctttatcaaCACTTCAGTCTTTCCCACTCTTTCACCATCTCGTCGTCGACCAACAGTCATTCCATCACAACAATCGAAATGGCAGACCAGAGCAACAATAAGCAGCAAGACGAGACCTGGTTTCTCAAGTCCCAGTGTCCAgttctcctcccccagcttgACGCCCTGTGGCTGTCACAGGAGGATTTTTCCACCTATCTCGAACAGACGCTTCAGCGCAACACCAAACCCGACGTCAAGGTCGAAAACAAGAAGAGCTATGCAGCTGCCGCGGCTCAGCCAACAACAAACGCCTTTATGGATGGCCTTCTAGCCCATATTACCAGCGTCAATGACTTTCACCTGAGCGACGACAAAATGCTTACCGAGAATGGCGATGTCACCTTCCGGTCTTCAAACAGTGTTCTTGTCGATCTGTTCACCGAGCTCGAGGAAGTCATTGATAGCAATCGTCTCGACAGCATTCTCACCGCTGCCTGGGCTGAGGACCCCCTCGCCACCCTCAAGATCATCTTCAACGCCCGGTCGATACATCTCGGCAAGAGCTCGCGCATCTCCTTTTACCGGTGCGCCGGATGGCTGGCTgagcaccaccccctcaccttGGTCAGCAACATCCACTTGCTCAGCAGCCCCGTGATTCCAAAGCCGACGTCGGCCAAGAAGCAAGAGAGCGAAGCGGTCGAAGAGCATCTCGTCATGGTGGAAGCCGAAACGACAGGAGAGGACGCCCCCGGCCTTGATGTCGTCACCGGCATGTCTCATGGCTATTGGAAGGATCTTTTGAACCTCCTCGCTCTTGCCGCCAACGGAAAGCTCAACGTCCTCGCCAGTCCCCGCGACGTTCTCAATATCCAGTGCGAAACGAAACCATCGGTGCGATACGACCAGGAAATGGCCAAAGAACAGCGCGCCAAAACCCGCGATGcccgccaccatcaagcCTGTACACTCTTGCAATCGGATGCCATGTACCGCGCACTTCACTTGACTGTCTCGCGTCTCTTTGCCGAGCAGCTCAAGAAGGACATCGCCCTCCTGAGAGACGGCGacaacaaggccaagaagcaaaTCTCGCTCTGCAGCAAGTGGGCTCCGTCAACAGACCGCTTTCATGACAAGCACACGTTTGTCGTCTCGACCATCGCTGAGCTGATGTATCCTGCACCCATGTTTAGCTCTGACATTGCGGCCAATCGTGAGCTGTACCTTCGTCATGCACGTGAGGCCTATCGAAAGGATATCTCCGCCCTCCGCAAGCACTTGGACATTGTCGAACGCAAGCTGTCGGCCAAAACCCTCGACAAGATAAAGTACGACCGCGTCCCGTCTGTGGCCATGAACAATTACACCCCAATATTTGCAGCCAAGGACGAGACTCGATTCATGAAGTACCTCGACGACGTTTCAACTGGCAAGACCCAGATCAGTGGTGCCACCCTCCTTCCCAGCACTCTCATCAAGGCCGCACGTGAGGCATCAGACCGTTCAACATACTCATTCGGCTCGCaaacgaagaagaagcggaCGCTCAAGGAAATGAAGGCTGATGTCGTGGGTGCTGCCACCTCCAAGGTGATTGACGGCCAGTGGAAGACACTTGTCCAGCGCATCAAAGACTCTGGCACTCTGGAATCCTGCATCGCCGTGTGCGATGTTTCTGGGAGCATGAGCAGTCCTGTCTTCCAAGATGGCACCACCCCCATGGACAGCTCCATTGGCCTTTCGCTCTTGGTGGCTGAAGTCACCAAGCCTCCGTTTGGTGGAGCTTTCATCACCTTCTCCACAGATCCCAAAGTTGAGAAGGTTGACCTCAGTGAGGGTCTGGGTGAGAAATACAACAAGATGGTAAGGGCGGACTGGGGCGCCAGCACAGACTTCTGTGCCGTCTTCAGCCGTCTGATCCTGCCCATGGCCATCAAGAATGCTGTCAAGCCTGAGGACATGGTCAAGCGAGTGTTTGTCTTTAGCGACATGCACTTCAACTCGGCTCAGTACGGTGCCGGTCAGTGGTCTTCGAGCTTCGAGCGGATTCAACAGGATTTCAAGGATGCGGGCTATGAGATGCCCGAGCTGGTGTTTTGGAACCTGGCCGGGGGTCGAGGTGGATATTCCGGCTCATATGACATCGCCCCCAAGCCCGTGGCCGCTGATCAAGTTGGCACAGCTCTTGTCAGCGGGTACTCTCAGGGTATGCTCAAGGTTTTCCTAGGTGGTGCTGGGTTTGACGAAAtcaaggaagaggatgaggagatggccGTGGTTGTGACcaaggacggggaggaggtcacGGTAGAGCCAGAGGCGAAGCGTAGGAAAGATCCATACGACCAGGTCAAGCAGGCCATTTCTCACAAGGCGTACGGCGGGTTGGTTGTGTTGGATTAGGCGGCCTTTGGGGGGTTTCGGTTTGTAGAATGGTTTGAAGAACAACAATGTTGCAAAGTAACTAGCAAGCATCGTTCTATTGTAAACAAAAGTTCCGACTGTCATTCATCCGTAACACCCGGAACTCTCTTAGTTTCATCCCAGGACTGTTGGTGGCTCATGCCCTCTCTGGTGTCTCGCAACAGTCGATAGTGGCGCTGCCTAGCACCAGTACCTTGGTTAAGGTACCCTTTGTCCCTGTTGACGTCTAACAGCGAAAGCGCCGAGACGCTGCCGACAATCTTTCCTATTGCCGGCGTCGCATTCAACTTGGCAAGTCGGGTAAAGCGGATGATGGCAGGTTCCCGCGATATCATAAATTGCCCCCACCGATTTATTGTAGATGAATTGGAGACCAATGCGGGGTTGTCTTATACCTCAGGGGTATTTCGAGGTGACGTAGATGCGAGACAGGAGCATATAAAGAGTTGGAGAAAGTCTTTTATCTGAGACGCTGGGGCATTGTCCGACCACACAAGATTGATAGACACCATCATGAagctctccctcttcaccgcGCTCGTTCCGTTGCTGCCTTCCATCTCGGCCATACCTGCTTCGTCTCACCTGTCACCAAGACAGCAAAGGTGCATAGGAGATAGCGAACCTGGcctgtgggtggtggagaatcTCGAGGTGGAATATACTGGCGACGAAGTGCTCCAGCGTGGCAACGCCACGTTCAcgctcaccaacaccaacactgAAGTTACCGACACCCTGCGTTGCTCCCTACGAGCCAACTACATTTGTGAATTTTATGGGATCCCGTCTGATCCGAACCTCGATATCTGGTTGCAGCTCAACCTGAACGTTGCAAGCTTCACCCTGAACAAGACCCTTCCTGATTGCCTAGGGCCTGAGTGGGGGTATGTCTTGACCAATGATTGGGGGCGCACAAGACACGAATGCTAACATCAGAGCAGCGACGCTTGGATTGTAGGACAAACCGAACTGTACCTTGAATGCCCACAGGAGTGGACCGACAAGATGGTCTGCCAAGACGATGGGATCAAGGGTGTCGCAGACGGAGATGTGGTGCTGCCCGAAGGCTGGCCGAACGGTCaagaggatgagaagagaGAAGTGGCTGCTGAGAACAGACAGGACGGGGTTGATCAGGTTGTTCGCAAACAAATttctggaggaggaagccagGCCGAGCATGCACAGCCCCATCAGCAGACGGAGCGCAGAAAGACCAGACCTGTTCAGCCCGtcggtgaagaggaggctgaggCTTAGACTTGCGATGCCAGAAGACTGCGATGCTGTCAGGCAGAGGGTTGATACCTACCTTAAGTCACTTTGAATGAGAAGTTCATGCGCATTGCATTTGATGACAACTGATGAATTCCACTCAAGCATTTGCTCAATAAGTGTGTAGATGACAGAACCTCCGATTATGAGAGAAGGACGCTTATAACTGCCCTGCAGCTGGATAAATTCTAGACAGGAAACTGGAAAACGGATTGCTTGTGAAGAGGTAGGCTGTGCCACACACGTCAACCTGACAAGTCAGGCTTGGATGCGTCTCGACTTCTTGGCCAGACCAATAGTTCCTTCTTGGCAC from Podospora pseudopauciseta strain CBS 411.78 chromosome 3, whole genome shotgun sequence encodes the following:
- a CDS encoding hypothetical protein (COG:S; EggNog:ENOG503P227), yielding MEDVYQHFGRHSLWDKHDVFKSPTFDVTEIWVDSEGKNKSLIQNRTISSPDVDNWLDEPFCQSLPSLSGTGTRAVRIVWVGQDVVVGGGRSGPSTRILDQLAERWGLRSAMDYARSSFAGVSACPDRDNSTVFTVTYHPKLAVSWSYNITTIGAPRTHAVIFAEGEERAELSRILKSTWGPALATDAMFPALICSLLLAHELDSTLDDIKKVVREVEARTGHHRFTSRRETQPAAGELGQLSAQMSGCAAKLANGARKLKLVEEINHLISHHSSSPPLPAATQRNQTQPPNAASYRFYQTLPFQTETAQQPAGAPTAWVSLLSHRATMQQTELTYTQSRIDIQIRALFHLIAQQDNAIAFDTASATRSIAASSLQDSSSMKMLALVAMFFLPGSFIAALFSTPLFKWDEAAAAESGSTMRVGTRPQFALFWAVTVPITVAVFIMYGVWMWVVKKKDKRRRKKGLQVLV
- a CDS encoding hypothetical protein (EggNog:ENOG503P0WN; COG:C; CAZy:AA7) — encoded protein: MVHLPSVGLAVAAASGLLQTVTAAPQASTDSTSTASTTSFLGGLFDFLDVANLTVTHHNGKLYGCKCSPGQLCWPQQWKWNQLNTTVGGNLKLHIPPAASCYNTFTGPLGTVNTYDAAACADVHANWEDEMWTVEKPGAALWTYFTNETCRPTLNPTDSCTLGYYGVYVISATTRNHIKAGIDFARRNNIRLVIRNTGHDFIGRSTGAGSLIINTHSFQDVNWISSYAGPGSYSGPAVTIAAGVQGRSILEQGHAQVPPKVIVTGECPTVGVAGGFIQGGGHGPWTTLKGLSADNVLAFEAITASGHFVTANEAQNSDLFWALKGGGPSAFAVILSVTMKTFDDVSSAGATFYVNNTHIGFDNDAYWNATSIFHKWSNHFVDNGLYVYYELFPFTLRAQPFVAIGKTVAELNAIVAPMLAELTANGISYEWNPKSFPTFFDLYVDLFEAEAAGGSALTGGWLFDHNDVATNNDGIIEAFKTVFSPRPDIFSFIVGHLFNPGYGAPVSNSATHPSWRNATDFVITVLPVPLGASKAVKADYQNVLTNTIDQALRDASGSGATYVNEADPYQPNWQGHFWGSEYPRLKQIRKKWDPLGVFYSIATPGTEDWEVIQDTRLCKKL
- a CDS encoding hypothetical protein (EggNog:ENOG503NYJ3; COG:S), producing the protein MDRSEVGCQTTLPNGCTMAEAADERTPLLSSTSVSHTTVSHSGASPDGPGIPRDHQGEDDDDVIQPRKDRRRLKKIWTSLKPSTESQILLAGFLITLSFSFTQVPILYAFHLMQCDHYYSTHPPYTGPGDRCNIDEIAAGMATQFSILGMSTTFCGTINLFVAGWTAKKIGPKYALMIQTLVPGIRVSTQILGLMAGGAKGMLMIQCTQIITVIGGPAGYLLIVNIIAGEVVPPLRRTAVFGMLQGCIMLGQGLAGGMMGDIWGISRPFEVAFCAFLLSTLYVAMVVPYIDASTISSAKKARGQGISQLFTPLRVLLPQRILSRNGTVTKHYGLMVLCAGIFLGVLATGYAPLLMQLYATAKFDFKQTENGWLTSGFAFMRGMFLIFAFPRIINRGRCWYMTRHPEAQQHHDHGNGHEETAHLATNPEEFEAPIGSFAEQEPVDAEPVKEDEGTEFDLYFLRISLVVDGVLTMCTAFATERWHIFLAAFLLPLASGSAPAAKGVMTEMCSPSQRADALNALGLVENIARLSTQGLFGFVFAALAEVGKPHLTFFVNAAIAILAYGMLLFSRFPPEGSKIVEDDADEDESS
- a CDS encoding hypothetical protein (COG:S; EggNog:ENOG503NZZ1), which codes for MADQSNNKQQDETWFLKSQCPVLLPQLDALWLSQEDFSTYLEQTLQRNTKPDVKVENKKSYAAAAAQPTTNAFMDGLLAHITSVNDFHLSDDKMLTENGDVTFRSSNSVLVDLFTELEEVIDSNRLDSILTAAWAEDPLATLKIIFNARSIHLGKSSRISFYRCAGWLAEHHPLTLVSNIHLLSSPVIPKPTSAKKQESEAVEEHLVMVEAETTGEDAPGLDVVTGMSHGYWKDLLNLLALAANGKLNVLASPRDVLNIQCETKPSVRYDQEMAKEQRAKTRDARHHQACTLLQSDAMYRALHLTVSRLFAEQLKKDIALLRDGDNKAKKQISLCSKWAPSTDRFHDKHTFVVSTIAELMYPAPMFSSDIAANRELYLRHAREAYRKDISALRKHLDIVERKLSAKTLDKIKYDRVPSVAMNNYTPIFAAKDETRFMKYLDDVSTGKTQISGATLLPSTLIKAAREASDRSTYSFGSQTKKKRTLKEMKADVVGAATSKVIDGQWKTLVQRIKDSGTLESCIAVCDVSGSMSSPVFQDGTTPMDSSIGLSLLVAEVTKPPFGGAFITFSTDPKVEKVDLSEGLGEKYNKMVRADWGASTDFCAVFSRLILPMAIKNAVKPEDMVKRVFVFSDMHFNSAQYGAGQWSSSFERIQQDFKDAGYEMPELVFWNLAGGRGGYSGSYDIAPKPVAADQVGTALVSGYSQGMLKVFLGGAGFDEIKEEDEEMAVVVTKDGEEVTVEPEAKRRKDPYDQVKQAISHKAYGGLVVLD